The sequence ACGCCTCCGCCGGAATCGGAACCTCCAGAAGTCGTCGAGGTCGTCTCGACGGGTGTCCCCGCCGAATATGCCGTAACCGAGCACGTCATCGAACGCATCGTGGTTCGCGAGGAACCCGCCGACCAAAGTGCCCTCCTGTCGCTGCTGGAGCGCGTCGGCCTGCTTGAGGCTGAGATCGGCGATTTCGAGGGTAGCTACCAGCCCGCCCGCGACTACTCGCCGAAGTCGGCGGCCCGGTCCCGAGAGCGGGAGCGGGAGCGTACCGACGAGTCCATCGTCACGGCTATCTCAAGCGGCTCGTCTGACGCCTCGCTCAACTCGCTCGCCGTGAGCGGCGGTGCCACATCGACCTTCGCGAACGGCCTCGACATCGACGAGGGCTGCTACGCCATCAACGGCGTGTGCGTCGGGGCGGGCATCGTCTCGTCGCAGTGGGACAGCGTCCCGGGCGGCCTGAGCTACGTGGGCGGCAACGTTGGGATCGGGACGACAAGTCCCTCTGTTGCCTTTGTGGTAACAGGCGAGTCGCACCTCGCTACGACAACCATCAGCGGCGGCCTAACCGTCATTGGCAATACGACCATCACTCAGGGCGGGCAGCTAACCGTCGGCGACAAGATCATTGCCCCGGGCGAAATTGGCCTGGGAACCACGTCCCCCTCCGCGAAGCTCGCGATACAGAGTACGGATCCTAGCCAGACGGCGTTCCTTCTCCAGTCAACGCCAGGTCAGGTGAATCCGCTTATCGACGTCTTCGGCAACTCAAACACCAGCTTCTTCCGTTTGACTGCTGGCGGACACGTGGGAATCGGCACCTCGACCCCGACCCAGGCGCTTGCCGTCCAGGGTGATGCGCACGTATCGGGCACGATGACCGTCGGGGCGCTCAACTCCTCGGGGGTATTGAGCGTCGGCGGCAACTTGCGCCTCGTGTCGTCGGGAACGGACTCGAACCGCTTGGTGTTTGGCAACTCTGTGGGCGAAGACAGCATCCGGCTGCGTGGCTACGGGGGCGAGCGGGGCTGGGTCTTCACCGTTGGGGGCAGCGACGCCTACTACTTTAACCAGGACGGCGGCTTCCAGGCGGCTGAGGTGTCCGCGAACGAAGGCACCTTCGGCCAGCTCACGGTCTCTGGTGGCACCGCGCTTAACGTCAACGAGTCTGGCGGCTTGGCGCGCATCAAGTTCCAGAACCCGAGCGCCGCAGATACGTGGTACCTGGGTACGCGCTCATCCACTGGGGACAACTTCAACTTCGAGACAGGGGCAGGCCAGCTCCTCTCGATCACGACGGCGGGTAGTGTCGGTATCGGAACAACGACGCCGTCCCAAAGACTCACCGTCGCTGGCAACCAGAACCTCACCGGCTACCTTTCGTTCGATGACAACATCGACATCAGGCCTGCCGGGCTTTCGACGGGAGGGTACGGAAACACCCTGATTGGCATAGGGAACAGCGTCGCCAACAGCACGGCCAGCGTTGCCGTCGGGAGCGGCAACACCGTCAACGGCTTCTTGAGCTTCGCGTTCGGGCGAGGCAATACGATTGGAGCCACCTCGTACTCAGGAGCTTACGGGCTTAACAACTCCGTCGGTCAATCAAATGCTTTCGCCTTTGGTCAGGGCATCACAAACAATACGCTGAACTCTGTGATGATCGGGCCTTCCGATACGGCGAAAATGACCATCCTTTCGAGTGGCAACGTGGGTATCGGCACGGCAACGCCTGGCGCGAAGCTTGATGTTGCGGGTGGCGCGGCGACGACCGCCGTCAGCGGGCTGCGCGTGAGCCAGACATGGAACAGCTCAGGCACGACATTCCCTGGAGCACTGGTAGTCGATGTGACAAACACAGCCAGCGCGGACCAGTCGAAGCTCGTGGATGTGAGCTACAACGGTACTAGCGCGTTTTCGGTGCTGCGCGACGCGACCTGGGGCAACACTTTCTCCCTGCCAGGGCATGGCAGCATCGGGGGCGTCAATTTCCTTTTTGGCCAAATTTCTGGAGTTGGGAAGCTCGATGGTGCCAGCGGCGCCTACAGGATCTTAGACACCGGCGACGGCTCTGGTGCAATTCAATTGGCGCAGAGCACCCCGGTCACGTGGGGAGCGCCATATTATGCGCCCGATACGGGTCTGAGCCGAAGCGCAGCCGGAGTCCTAAAGGTGACAGACGGGGCATCAGGATTAGGCACCTTGGTCGTCGGCAACATCGGCATTGGCACCACCTCTCCTTTCGCAAAGCTATCTGTTGTCGGCAGCGGATACTTTGACGGGAATGTCAACGCCACGGGTCCCCTGAGCGTGAGAAGTTCTTCCGAGGGAAGCACCAACTACACGATCTATTCTCAAAATTCCACGTACGATAGGAAAATAGGATTTGTGTGGGATGCGGGAGGAGCATCGGCTGGCATCAATACTGATTCGGGATTGAGCCTGTATGCAGGTAGCGGAATCACACTTAGCCCAAGCGCTGGAGCAACTTATGTTAATAGCAACTTGGGTGTGTATGCTCACGGTGGAGTCGGATCGCCCGCGTCAAGACTATCTGTAAATGGTAACGCAGCAATCGGAAGCTCATATTTTCAAACCGCCGCACCTACAAATGGTTTAATTGTGGAGGGAAATGTCGGTATCGGTTCCACGACTCCTGGGGCGAAGCTCACTGTTGTCACCGCGAATGGTACGGCAACGAACCAGCAGTTTTCCATCGGCAACGGAAATGGCAGCGACTACTACATCGGCAGGGATGGGGTTACGAACGGCCACCTAGTTTTTTCGGGCGGGCTCGCCGGACAAGCTGGCTACGACTTTAACGGTCCCGTGACCTCAAATGGCGCTACCCTCATCTCGCAGGGCGTCCCAGGGTTAATGGTTGGAAATGTGGGGGGGCTGGCAGCGCCAGCTCAAGGAATCAGAATTGCAGGTAGCGCTGATGGCACGTTTGACTACACAATTGCGCGGGAGTCGAACGCCACGGGAAACCTGCAATTTGTGGGGACTAACGCAGGTCAAACGGCGTACGTTTTCTTCAACGGCGCGTCTGAAATATTCCGTGTTGCGGGTTCCGGTTCCGTTTACTCGGCGACGCTCGGTGGCGGCGCAACTAACGTTACGGTGGACGCCAACGGCAACCTCATCCGCGATCCGTCCGATGCGAATCTCAAGGAGAACGTCGAGGCCGTGTCCTCTGCCGAGGCACTCGAAAAAGTTCTCACCCTGCGCGGCGTGACCTTCGACTGGCGCGACCAAGAGAAGTACGGCCCGCAGCGCGAGCTCGGCTTCATCGCCCAGGAGGTTCAGGCGGTCATCCCCGAGGCGGTTTCGGATGGCGGCGACTACCTCTCGCTGTCGGTCAAGCCAAT is a genomic window of Prosthecobacter debontii containing:
- a CDS encoding tail fiber domain-containing protein, with the protein product MTITSRVCREVFFFASLPVENHRVCHFSNARSCGIIRRMGLAKFATVALVALAALAPAATVLQGDQATRERLAQISAVAFGSRNAAAAAEALELRCGWLDWLWWGCEVETPVVTPPPESEPPEVVEVVSTGVPAEYAVTEHVIERIVVREEPADQSALLSLLERVGLLEAEIGDFEGSYQPARDYSPKSAARSRERERERTDESIVTAISSGSSDASLNSLAVSGGATSTFANGLDIDEGCYAINGVCVGAGIVSSQWDSVPGGLSYVGGNVGIGTTSPSVAFVVTGESHLATTTISGGLTVIGNTTITQGGQLTVGDKIIAPGEIGLGTTSPSAKLAIQSTDPSQTAFLLQSTPGQVNPLIDVFGNSNTSFFRLTAGGHVGIGTSTPTQALAVQGDAHVSGTMTVGALNSSGVLSVGGNLRLVSSGTDSNRLVFGNSVGEDSIRLRGYGGERGWVFTVGGSDAYYFNQDGGFQAAEVSANEGTFGQLTVSGGTALNVNESGGLARIKFQNPSAADTWYLGTRSSTGDNFNFETGAGQLLSITTAGSVGIGTTTPSQRLTVAGNQNLTGYLSFDDNIDIRPAGLSTGGYGNTLIGIGNSVANSTASVAVGSGNTVNGFLSFAFGRGNTIGATSYSGAYGLNNSVGQSNAFAFGQGITNNTLNSVMIGPSDTAKMTILSSGNVGIGTATPGAKLDVAGGAATTAVSGLRVSQTWNSSGTTFPGALVVDVTNTASADQSKLVDVSYNGTSAFSVLRDATWGNTFSLPGHGSIGGVNFLFGQISGVGKLDGASGAYRILDTGDGSGAIQLAQSTPVTWGAPYYAPDTGLSRSAAGVLKVTDGASGLGTLVVGNIGIGTTSPFAKLSVVGSGYFDGNVNATGPLSVRSSSEGSTNYTIYSQNSTYDRKIGFVWDAGGASAGINTDSGLSLYAGSGITLSPSAGATYVNSNLGVYAHGGVGSPASRLSVNGNAAIGSSYFQTAAPTNGLIVEGNVGIGSTTPGAKLTVVTANGTATNQQFSIGNGNGSDYYIGRDGVTNGHLVFSGGLAGQAGYDFNGPVTSNGATLISQGVPGLMVGNVGGLAAPAQGIRIAGSADGTFDYTIARESNATGNLQFVGTNAGQTAYVFFNGASEIFRVAGSGSVYSATLGGGATNVTVDANGNLIRDPSDANLKENVEAVSSAEALEKVLTLRGVTFDWRDQEKYGPQRELGFIAQEVQAVIPEAVSDGGDYLSLSVKPIVAALVEALKAVWAVVEDLVAKVEGLATLVKTQRTETETLCVGETCITEAELQILLRDADVPESAPREDGPSDAEPEEGSDEEPLDSGEQPVSDNEADDGSGEESSGDAPPEASVGDEEESPAEVPSEGDPEPAGDGDAASEESAPADDGASGDDAPAAE